CGGTTCTCCTGCAAGTCGAGCAAGTCGAAGGAGTCGCTGGACAGGACGCTGTCATCGCTGATGACGCTGGAAGGCCGGCTGTAGCTCCGGGAGAGGCCCTCGGTGGGGACGCCTGGTTCTAGCAAGGATTCCAGTGTGGGCATTTCGGGGCTGGCCAGGGCTGGGTCCGTGGTGCCCGCTGAGTACTTGCTGCTGTGCTTCAAGATGCCCTTTCTGCGACAGGAGAGGCTGTGGGATGGCACCCTGGCAGGGTccggggggctgggggaggggatgcTGCTGCCCAGCCCATCATTACTGTCCAGCAGCTCTGAAGACTCGCTGCGCTCCGGGGACGAATAGTAACCCGATTCTCTCTGTTGGGTCTTTTTCAGGATGCCTTTCTTGGGCATCGTGACCGACTGTTTGGGGCTGAGTTTACCTGGCACTTCGGCCTCAGGGGGGCTTGGCAGGGGCACGGCAGTCCGGCACAAGTCCTGTTCCAGCTTGAAAGTGGGCGGTAAGGCCGGGCTGACGACACCCTCGATGAAGCCAGTGCTGTGAGAGCGATGCTCGCTGTTGCTCCGCTTCTTCAGGATCCCTTTGGGCCGCTTGGAGCTCAGCTTGGATGGGCTCTCGGGCACCGAGTCCTGGCCAGACTGAGGGAAGTCGTTCTCTTTCTTGGACTTCTTCAGCGACCGCTGACGCTCCAGCACGACCTCGGGGGCCCCAGGTTTGGCCAAGCCTTTTATTTTGGCTTCGGCTTCAGCCTGCAGCCCCGTGGAACGGTGGTGCCAGTCAATAATGCGGGCCAAGAGTGGGGACTCAGAGCTGTGAAGGGCATCACAGTCACAGACACTGCTCTTGTAGCCCCAGTTCACCCACCAGTGGTTGGCGATGTCCTCGATGGTGGCCCGGCGGTCGGGATTCACCATCAGCATCCACCGAATGAGGCCTCGAGCATCTACGGGACAAGAAGCAAAAGGAACaatacatttttttgtttatttttggccatgccctgcATGGCATGCGGGACCTTAGttactggaccagggatcaaacccatgccccttgccatggaagtgcagagccctaacctctggatcaccagagaattctAGGAGCAATACATTTATGGGGGCTTtgggctttgccacagggctgacACTCCAGGAGACACTCATTTGAGGAAAATCCAGAGGAAGCCCTAGTTCAGCCACACTGTGGAGCGGGaagctgtagccttccagactggACATCAGAAAGCACCAGCCAGACTCAGAGCCACAGGCCAGGGggccgtcacagcctggcatgCTTCTTCACACAGGTAACGCAATGTCGAATTGCTGAGCTTTCCATCAACTCAGATCTTTATAAAATGGGGAAGATTCTTCCCCAGGTAACCAGGAAAGAATCCAGGCCCAAGTCCAAGCAGGGCCCCACCATTCTTTTGGTGGGTATCATCTTACCAAAAGGGAAAACAGGTGTAGATTACCATGACTTTCTTTAGTTCTCCAAAGGTAgacttatataaatatacactgcTTGGGTCATTGGGAAAGTATGTCAGCACAGAGAGGAAATTTTACGgctaaaatggcaaaaaaaaaaaaaaaagaggcttcttatcagagagggagaggcagagaaggatGGAGAGGTGCTCATAGCTGGCACACCTGGGCACTGAAAGGTACTGTGCTCAAGGCTGGCCTGAACCCCAGGGCCTCAGCCAGGCTGAGACCCACACCCAGTGCTCACCTCCTGTCCCTCTCTGATATAATCCACAGCCTACCCAGCTGTCGGATCAGAGAGCTGATCTCTATCTGCTACCCATTTATGGCCcgtctgaaaaattccatttgCAAATTTCTGCTGCCAAAGAATTAAGGGAAAGCCCCAAAGGGATGTTGAGGAGGCCACAGGAACCAACTGACTCTCGCAGCTTATAAATCACCTTTTAAGATCAAACTGTGCTTCCCCAGTGGGAGCTGAATTATATCCCAGGAAGGCGCCACCTCCCCTCTGCTACTTATGCAGCTAATGAGTAGCTGGCAGGGGCCTGGCAATGGTGCTGGGGGTGAGACACACCTCTGTACAGCAACAGGATGTTCATTCATTCGGTCAAGAAATAGTCTCTGGACCCCTGTAATGTGCCAGAAACTGTTGGCACCATTTGGCTACTGAGCCAAAAAGGCTACCATAGAGGTCACCCTGAATTTTCTCCAACAAACCCCACAGGTTGGCtcattgaaaaatatatacagatgtatatgtctgtatatctatatctatttatataaaataagtcAATGTTCATTATTCAGATTCTGTATTTATAAACTTGCCCACTCACTAAGCTAAACTGTAACCCCCAAATCAATACTCAGGGTGCTTTCCACAGAGGAGAAAAAATGAGTTGCCCCCACTGTGCATGTGTgttcccagctgagccagaacCAGGCAACAAGGCACTGTCTTCTTGTTTCTGCTCCTGTGCTGGAAGTGTCCTTTTCATAACCCATTTAGTCCATGCTTTTCACACTGCTGCCCTTTTTGTTGGTGATCTCACTGTTGGAACGGCCCCCAAGTGTGGTGCTGAAGTGCTGTCTGGTGATTGTAAGGGCAAGAAGACGGTGAGGCGCCATGCAGAGAGAATGTCAGGCAGGTATCAGACAAGTGTCAGACAAGCTGCTCCCAGGCATGAACTAAAGCGCTGTTGGCTGTGAGTTTGATGTTCGTGAATCAATAGTATAGTTTAAAAGAGGCACCTTTAAACAGAAATGTACATAAGACAAGAATATGGAGTGATCCATTGACAAAAACGTTGTGACCAGAGGCTCACAGGAGTCGAGCCCTGTATCTTCCTAGGAGCAGTGCTTCAGTATTCATGAATTCAGCATTCACAGCAACTTTCCTGAATTGCCGCAAATAATGAGAatcaacttgtgtgtgtgtgtgtgtgtgtgtgtacacacatgtggGATGTGTGTATATGAAAGGTCTGTTAATTACATTCTAAAATCAACTACCTGTACACACCCCTTCTATACCCACATGATGCTCTCCTGTCAAGAGATGGAGCTTATGGCCTTGGTCACTTTGACTGATAAAACATGGCAGAAGTGACCTTATCTGGCTTCCAAGGAGACATTAAGACCTGGCAGCTACTTCTTCCTCCATCTTTGAGCCCTGAGCTGCTACGTAACAAGCCCAGGCTACCCCCTGGAGGGACAGGCCTGAGGAGGCTGCTCATAGAGACAGCCCACACAGAGGGACCCCAAGATATCCCCACAATTGGCCCCAACCTCAGCTACCATCTGACTGCAACTGCAGGAGAAACCCCAGCCAGGCCAGAGGAGCTCTCGCCAATCCAGGGAACCAAGAGACATGGCTCATCAAAGTCATTTAAACCACTGAATTTGCTAGGAGGTGGGGGCAATGGGACAAAGTTGTTCTCAGCCATGGTAACGAAACAACACTCATGTACCACACCCGCAGCGGGGCAAGGTGTGAAAAAGAGTAGTTGCCACCCTCCTGCACTCAGAGTCTACCAAGGGAGTTTATGTCTACAGACTGGAAGGGATTTCATGTAATACCTTTTCCAAATTGTGCACCAATAGCGGAAAACAGAATCTAAACATGGTAAGAGCCTTGCCCAAGTTTGCACAGCAAGCAAACAGGACTCTTAGCCTGCTCTGTAGAACAACTGATCTGCCGGTACCACAGTGAAAAGGTTTGGGGAAAGCGGACTAACAAGTCAGCTCAGCAAAGATCTGGGGAGAAGAGGAATAGCAGGTGTCTTCCTTACAGACATCAACACAAAAGTGGGATATGTGAGCTGGCCTCGCCCGGCCCAGCTGCTGGCCGTCCACAGGCGCGCACCTGAGGGCTGCGTGGGTTCCCGATATTCACCACTGCTGATCTGCCGGATGAGGTTCTTGTGATCGAAACCATCAAAGGGCATCGTTCCGTAAACAAGAGTGTAAAGCAGTACGCCCAGGGCCCAGCTGTCCACCTGAAGCAGAGAGAGACAAGTAGATTCCCTTCCCAAACATCAGCATCACAGACCATGAGCAGCCACCCACAACGACCCCAGGAAGGGAGTTTAGCACCTGGCAGCCAGATTCCCACCATGGCCTGACACCTGATAGGCAGTGCACCTGGGGCCTGCTTCAGAGCCTGACCTTTTCGTTTCAAACAGTCCTAATTCATAGAACTTTCTTCAATAGATGATTTTTGATCCTCACTATAATTTGGGGAAACAGGTAGGGCCCTGCATTATTTTCAgctccatttgacagatgaggccCAAGGGAGTTAAGTGGTTTCTCCAGAGACGCCCCATCCCAGTGATGGAGGTCAGACGGGAACACGGGCCTCTGGACTCCTTACTCAGGAATCCTGCAGCTTCTTCCAATGGCTCAGAGGCTACAGACCCAAATGGCTACAACAGCCAAGCAGGCAACAAAATGAACAAGGCAAGAGACAAGGTGGGGCTGAAGAGACAAGTGCTGGTTTGAAGGCAAACTGTGGAGGGCAGTCCCCACCTTAAGCAGGCAGCCTCTGCTGGCCAGTAGGGGCCACTTACTCAAACAGGCCCAGCACTATTAGAGCCTCTGGCTTTTCAAGAGAAGTCAGAAAACAGACTTTTATGTGAAATAGCCCATTGATTAATTGTTTGTTCACTTTTTTAGAAAGACTAACGTGGCCAAATAAAGTATGCTTGCTGGCCAGATCACAGGCTGCCAGCTTGTAACCTCGGAAACAGACCATCAGCGATCACAGGAGCATTCGTTATCTATGATAAATTTAGTGTCGAGTTTCTGCAGTTTTGTAAATTGGATCCTAGGCTCCTCTCTTACATTCTTATTTTAGAAAGACTTTACTGCAGTTGACGGAGGCTCTTGGCATCCATCTCTCTACCCTCTTGCCCTGCCCCTAAACACTCTCAAACAGATAAATatttggaagaaaacatttcaatCCACTGAATGGCTGCTATTTAAAGGATCCTAAGTAGATGACTCTTTCTGCAAATAGAACTATCATTCTAAAAATGAGTAATCAGTCACAACTCACCCATTTTCAAAAGGACATTCTCACATACACGTCTTTTATTGGCCCTGATAAGTTTAGGCATATAGAGAGATGCATTTCTCATGAGTCAGAAGATGCAATTAAAACGTGTTTCCTTAATCAAAAATACATGCTGTCCAAAATGCATGCAAAAAGATTCACTGCAGAGTGAGagtttgctttctgttttgcctgttttgttaTAATaggcaaaaactaaaaacaatctGTCTAAATCTAGGTAAGTGATTAAATTTATGGTATATGCATAAAATAAGTGTGTCATCACTAAAAACCATGTTTTTAataacaaatttagaaaatatgacaattttaagttaataaaaggtgagatatacatgtatatagtgATCTCAATTAGAAATATGAGATCTACACTGTGGCGGGGGGCgggaaactctttttaaaaaccacataAATATTAAGTGGTTATCTCTCATGGGGAAATTGGAGGCaactttactttctcttttaggcttttctggatttttcttccagatatatatacacacatatatattatggcTTTTATAATCATATAAggttttgcttgcttgcttttattgtttttttttttttaagtattcctAGGTTAagttccttccttccctcaagCCCCCCACCTTACACATCAGGCAAGCTGCTTACCTCTGGCCCTCGGTAAGGTCTCCCATTGACAATTTCAGGAGAAGCGTAGAGTGGGCTCCCACAGAACGTTTGCAAGAACTTGTCCTTCTGGTACAGGTTGGAAAGCCCAAAGTCCGCAATCTACAAAGAGAAGTGAGACCCAGAGAGCCTGTTAgcactgcagtcactgtctgcactAGCTCCGCTCACACCTCCCAGACTTGAGCATCCGAGGTGCCCCTGGCTGGCTCTGCCAGCTGGGTTGGGTCGTCCTCTGCTCTCCAGCCCTGAGCTTTCACAGAAGGACCAGTTCATACAACTGGGCCTGTGACTCCCGACTGCAGTGCTTGGCACCCACTGCATGGTCCATTACTTAAAAATCACTCTGTGCAAGGACTCTCTTCTCACATCAGTAAAGATGTGCCCTGAGAAATACCCACAGAATCACATGCTTGGTGTTTCTGATGAACACAAAGTGTATAGTTACTACTCTGAGAACTGTCTGCAGCCTACTGAAAATCTCGCGGCATCCATCCATGTGGTATATGCGCCTACCTGTGCACCGGACATCACCTACACACTGATCAGAACTGTGTGGTGCACACCTTGGAACTCTAGATGAAATGGACCCAGAGCAGCGGGCTCTGTGTCACCATAGTGCAGCCCACACTCCACCACCAGCCATCTGTGTGCCATGGAGCAGGGTCACTTagccactctgagcctcagtctacCTACAAGAAAATGCAAACCCATGATCCCTATTGTGTTCTAGATTGCAGGACTATTGTGAGAatggtaagaaaaaaattaatcaaggTGAGATTGTGAAGGCCAAGGTGCTTTGTAACTTTCAAGTCTTTAGAGTCCAGCCGAATGTTTTTCTTAACCTTGCTTCTCTTGTATCACACACCCCTTGGaatcactctcttctcctttggttTCTTGAAGTGTTTTATTATCCCTCATGGCAGTGctcttctgtgtgtttgtgtgtgcacctattcacatatacatataaggTATATAtgttacatgtatacacatattgtcacatacatatgcatattatGCATGTATGAATTATCACATACATTCATATATACTACATATGTACATGTaaatttgtatatacatatatcctaacATATACATAAGTATGTAGTATATATAAAgtcatatatactatatactacttatgtgtgtatgtatatgtcaggaaacatatatatacaaatatacatatacatatatatataaattcacctTGCATACTAGGTTGAATCCCCCGAGTCAGATGGCAGGTTCCACATCCACCCCTCATCTTTGTATCATCCACTGCTTAGCCCCTGTCCTCATCCAAGAAACACCTGTCACCAGAATAGGccttatattttgaaaagtacAAGATAATTAGTagataatacaaaataataataataaacttagTTAACACTTATTGAACAACCTCCAGTTATTAGGCTCTGTTCTAAGCACCTTAGTACCTTACACTCTCCAATCTAATCCTATCTAAAATCCCATTTACACAACAATGTGAACGTATTTCATGCCACTGAATGGTACAtctaaaaatatcaaaaatgGAAGATTTGACATTATGGATGTtttatcacaattttttaaaaacccactgaacagatgaggaaactgaggtttaagaAAATTAGGTTATTCATCTCAGGAGAGCTAACTAGCAAGTGACAATTGTAAACCAGGTGTCTCTAAAGGTTCAAATCGCTGCCTTTTGTGCTACCCATGGGCAATCTGCAAATTCAGCCAGTCTAAGACTGCCTTCCATGCTGAGCCTCTGAGGACTTCTGCCCTACCCTACACACATTTCCACTGGAGGCTTATAAACAGGATGAGTGATTTCATCCATCCAGCTGAGGCTCTGAATGTAGCGCCAAGAAGCCAGTTTTATAAAGTTGCCCCAAATAATGGAATGGCACAGAAAGCAGCTGGCACAAAACCGCACTCAGAAAATGCATCTTGGGACTCAGATTGCACTTAATTGCCTTgaatttcactttcttatcaaGGCCCCTCCCTGCCTGGCTTACAGGAAGATGGTTAGAAGCTTTATGAAGTATGCCCTGTCAATCAGGACACAAAGGGACCAGCTGCAGCCCTGGAACATTCCAAGAAGTTGGCTAAGGCAGGAGCCGACACAGCACTGTGAATGCTGGTGGCATCTGGGGCACTGCGTGAgcttccaaacacacacacacacacacacacacacacacgagacatCCACCACCACTACGTGCAAATCCCCACATGCACACCCGAGCGCTCCAAGTCTAGGCATCCTTGCTTTCCTTATAGCCCTTCTGAGAAGCGTGTTTATGTTATGTCCCACTCCCATCCTTACAGACTGATGTCTATCGGCCTCTCCCAGTAAAACTGTCATTGCTGCTGACATAAAATTAATAGAAATCTAGATTAGTCCAAGTTCCTGGCACTTCAATGGAAAAGCAATATTAATCAACACATACACTTTTCCATCTTTGAGCCACTGAAACTTGGGCTGCAGCTCTAAAATTCCACACTGCATGGAGCGTATAACAACAATAAGACAGGGAATGGCCACCGGTTACAAAACTTCTCAAAGTCTCCATTTCTCACGTGTAAAATGGAGGTAGGAATAATATCCAACCCCACGATGTCCTggtgaaaattaaatgacataatgTATGTCCCAATTACCATTTTAAGCATTTTGACAAAGTTGGAGCTCAAATACATGTCCCCCCTTTAAATCCACATAGGTAATTTGATTAGCTTCATTATACTCAAAGCAATACTGGTTTTCCCTTGGAAGTAATTAGGTAAGGtttctttttcaaatacataggattttttaagtgaattgaactcaaaaaaatatgaaagtgaaatagcACAGAAGATACTAGAAAAAGGCAAAAtccataaagagaatgaaataaaagatatttggGGATTTGGGGAAATGATTGttttaaacataataaaacaaaaaagaatcccAGAAATGGCTCCAACCTGAAAAAGTCATAATGGAGCTAGTCCTGCCCCCTGCTCTGGAAGTGAAGCACATGGTTAGAGGACTTAAGAAGATAATGTATAGAATAGTGAGAACCACTTTACAGcccagggaactccactcagtacactgtggtgacctgaatgcaAAGTCCAAAAGGAAGGGggtgtatggctgattcattttgctggacagtagaaactaacacaagctTCTAAACCAACTATGCTCGGGTAAAAATCAATCTAAAAAAGAAGAATCTCTGCTGAAGATCAGAGACAGAAGACCCATGTGAACACTGGGTTCTGAAAGACTCTCTGTAGCAGAACATCAGTTGTGTATTGAGACTGACTCTCCACCAAGGAGGCATCTGGTTTTGCTTTCAAAGTTGTATTTTGCTGACACACTGGTAAGCTTTGGAGGAAGGTAACCACTTTGCATTTGTACTGCTAATGGactgctgctctgccctgttcAGAACCACCTCTGTTCAATTCAGCCTGAACTCTGAAAAAGACGTCAATGCTCATGTCCTTAATTTCtggagttttgttgttttctaaagGTGTGCCCTGCTGGATCAAAATCAGagacacaaactggaaaatgattATACACATTTCAAAAGAATTAGCcttgctacaatatggatgaaacttgaaaacactATTTGCCTAAGTGAAACAAACCAGACACAAATGGATAAATAttacatgattccacttatgtgaggTACTTAAGAGGAGTCAAGTTCGTCAAGAAGCGGGGATGCCAGGATCGGGGTGGGGGACCGAAGTGCAGGGTCAGGGGTGCGGgaatggggagttactgttgAATGGGAACAGAGTTTTAGTTTGGGAAGATGTAAAAGTTCTGGAGGTGGATGGAAGTGGTGGTGGaaaaacaatgtgaatgtacttaacactactgaactgaacacctaaaaATGCTAAACTTTATGTTACATACATTTTACCACCATTGTTTTAAAGATTATTGTGAGTAATCCCTGGGAGTTCACCCAATGAAAAAGGAAGTACTGGCTTGCTGATGGTTAACCTCTGAGAAAGAAAGTTGATGTTGATAACATAAGCTACAGTCAGACAGTAACTGCAGGGACTAAGAGGACGTGCACTGGACAGATCAGAGATTGTGGAGCCAGAAGAACCTGGAGCTAGCCTTAGACTTGGCACGGCCAGGTGATGTGGGAACTGCCACCAATTTCCTCAACAGCAAAACAGGAATAATAGTAGAACCCACCTCTAAAGccgttgtgaggattaaagacaTGTATGTAAAGCCCTGCAATAGCCCTAGTACTGGCCAACTCCATTAACTACAGCCATTAGGATAATGCCAATAGTTTGGTTTACTAAACAACTGTTTGCTCAGAGTCCACCAAAGAGCCAAGAGAAACGATTAACATCCATTTCCAAAATAAGCATGTCCAGCCTTACAGAGGCTGCATCACATGATGGGAAAAGCAAGGGATGCTGGGTTTGAGTGTCTGAGCTCGAATCCTGGCCTTGCCACCTACCAGCTGGGAACCCATTGGAAACCGaggctcccaggccccacccagagCCTACAGTGTCAGCCTCTGCACTGTCACGAGATCCTCAGGGGACTCGCTGGACATCAGCCACTCTGACCCTGGGTTCCTTCAGCGTAAGTTAGAGGATGATGGTTACGATGTAACCTACCTCACAGGGCTGATATGAAATCAAATGAATTGGTAGATGGTAAGTGCCTTAAACCATGCCTTATACATAACAGGCCTTCAGTCAATGTTAGCGATCACTACTTCCAACTGAGTCTGTTTCCTttgctggaaaagggaatggcaacagcCCCAACCACATGCTGTTGTGAAAAGCAAAATCAGACTAAATGAGAAAATCATATAATGGCAGCATTGCTACACAACAGTTGCCATTGTGTGAGTGGTATGTATACTAAATTCTCACACCAACCCTAGGTGCCAGGTACcactgttatccccattttgcagatgaggaagctgaggccaagGGAAGGAATGTGGCTAGACTGAGATGTGGGTGAAGAGCCGCGCTGGCTGTAAAGCTCCACATAAGGGGGAGTTATGGCTCTCGGGGGGTAAAGAGGACATGGGCTCTCTGTGTCACTCTTCAGGAAGACACACTCCATAGCTCTCTTGGAACCTGGAGTTCACTACTGTGGCTCTTCCCATGACAGCCTTGCTCAAGCTGTCCCAGAGTGAAGGTAGGGAGTGAACCAGTGAGCAGGAGTAAGTGGGCTTGGCTTCTATCTTAAGCTCTAAGATCACACCTCCTCCCGAGACAGACAGGAAATGACGCACCCCAAGCCATCTGAGGAAGCTCCATGAAGCAGCCTCTCAGGGAGGCGCGTTCAACCATGGTTTCCCCATACAGCTGCTCTGGCCACAGCCACCATCGGCACTTGGAGGGTTTCCCCCTGGGCCTGCTATCTGCAGGCCACCTACACACAACGTCAGGCAGCTGAAGCAAGAACGCTTGTAAGTGTGAGGATGCACTGGGATTTAGAGCAAATTTGGGTGGGAGAGTTAGAGAATTTATCAGGTGCCTGGTCTTCACAGTCAAACAGCCCTTAGGATGGCAGCCAGCCCCACTGCTTATCAGCTATGG
This region of Ovis canadensis isolate MfBH-ARS-UI-01 breed Bighorn chromosome 3, ARS-UI_OviCan_v2, whole genome shotgun sequence genomic DNA includes:
- the NUAK1 gene encoding NUAK family SNF1-like kinase 1, with product MEGAAAPAAGPDLGPGAPGSPPEAGAIAAPSAAGPEPRKPHGVKRHHHKHNLKHRYELQETLGKGTYGKVKRATERFSGRVVAIKSIRKDKIKDEQDMVHIRREIEIMSSLSHPHIISIYEVFENKDKIVIIMEYASKGELYDYISERRRLSERETRHFFRQIVSAVHYCHKNGVVHRDLKLENILLDDNCNIKIADFGLSNLYQKDKFLQTFCGSPLYASPEIVNGRPYRGPEVDSWALGVLLYTLVYGTMPFDGFDHKNLIRQISSGEYREPTQPSDARGLIRWMLMVNPDRRATIEDIANHWWVNWGYKSSVCDCDALHSSESPLLARIIDWHHRSTGLQAEAEAKIKGLAKPGAPEVVLERQRSLKKSKKENDFPQSGQDSVPESPSKLSSKRPKGILKKRSNSEHRSHSTGFIEGVVSPALPPTFKLEQDLCRTAVPLPSPPEAEVPGKLSPKQSVTMPKKGILKKTQQRESGYYSSPERSESSELLDSNDGLGSSIPSPSPPDPARVPSHSLSCRRKGILKHSSKYSAGTTDPALASPEMPTLESLLEPGVPTEGLSRSYSRPSSVISDDSVLSSDSFDLLDLQENRPTRQRIRSCVSAENFLQIQDFEGLQNRPRPQYLKRYRNRLADSSFSLLTDMDDVTQVYKKALEICNKLN